In one Chelmon rostratus isolate fCheRos1 chromosome 7, fCheRos1.pri, whole genome shotgun sequence genomic region, the following are encoded:
- the lyrm9 gene encoding LYR motif-containing protein 9 translates to MAPLVGVELIQTPVQLYRYLLRCCRQLPTAAMQQHYRHAIRQSYNSHSDEDNPERVQMMIQRAIADADWILNKYAKKK, encoded by the exons ATGGCGCCCTTAGTTGGCGTTGAGTTGATCCAGACACCTGTGCAGCTTTATCGATATCTCCTCAGATGCTGCAGGCAGTTACCAACCGCAGCAATGCAGCAGCATTATCGACATGCCATAAGACAG AGTTACAACAGTCACTCAGACGAAGACAACCCAGAGAGGGTACAAATGATGATCCAAAGAGCTATTGCAGATGCAGACTGGATTCTAAATAAA TATGCCAAGAAGAAGTGA